The following coding sequences are from one Hydra vulgaris chromosome 04, alternate assembly HydraT2T_AEP window:
- the LOC136079574 gene encoding uncharacterized protein LOC136079574 isoform X1 — MNGVKKCSSFCKENYPMQTCGNICGVITIIVCAISCLKYDYFNCMINNGQIENNNYNFLKDPTEYSKYLRLVLMSWFISKEINLDFVVPTTIVREVSTSFEVCDTDSAEDAIYTNVFESNINKKKMANVKNTNFLSLKCAICTISFTQKKNMLRHMKNKHKSIDEAQENIQSGNSFCLQCGFKCRRIKDLRKHLSAVHFYTFLKEKLSFANYREFEMWKSDIESNNATQYVLPSGEKIDKDGRKVSYYQCYRSGFYKCIAKKRLVKSSDYSFKATSWAVTFASGELMYEQVNAESSANIRRWKTKKTNYLIRCYHIR, encoded by the exons ATGAATGGAGTTAAAAAATGCAGTTctttttgcaaagaaaattaTCCCATGCAGACATGTGGAAATATTTGTGGAGTTATTACCATAATAGTATGTGCAATCTCTTGCTTAAAATATGACTACTTTAACTGTATGATAAATAATGGTCAAATAGAGaacaataattacaattttctaaaAGACCCTACTgaatattctaaatatttaagattagtTTTAATGTCATGGTTTATCTCAAAAgaaataaatcttgattttGTTGTTCCTACCACTATTGTGCGTGAAGTTTCCACCAGTTTTGAAGTATGTGATACTGATTCTGCTGAAGATGCcatatatacaaatgttttcGAATCcaacataaataaaaagaaaatggccaatgtaaaaaataccaattttttatctttaaaatgcgCAATTTGCACTATCTCTTtcacccaaaaaaaaaacatgctgcggcatatgaaaaataaacacaaatcaATTGATGAAGCACAAGAAAATATTCAATCAGGAAATTCTTTTTGTCTTCAATGTGGATTTAAATGTAGGCGAATTAAGGatttaagaaaacatttatCTGCAGTTCATTTTTATACCTttctgaaagaaaaattatcgtTTGCTAATTATCGAG aatttgaaatGTGGAAATCAGATATTGAAAGTAATAATGCAACACAATATGTTTTACCTTCTGGTGAAAAGATTGATAAAGATGGTAGGAAAGTATCATACTATCAATGCTACAGAAGTGGATTTTATAAATGCATTGCGAAGAAAAGACTAGTTAAAAGTAGTG ATTACTCATTTAAAGCAACTTCGTGGGCTGTAACCTTTGCATCTGGTGAGTTAATGTATGAACAAGTTAATGCAGAATCAAGTGCAAATATAAGAAGAtggaaaacaaagaaaacaaattatttaatcagATGTTATCACATAAG ATAA
- the LOC136079574 gene encoding uncharacterized protein LOC136079574 isoform X2 has product MNGVKKCSSFCKENYPMQTCGNICGVITIIVCAISCLKYDYFNCMINNGQIENNNYNFLKDPTEYSKYLRLVLMSWFISKEINLDFVVPTTIVREVSTSFEVCDTDSAEDAIYTNVFESNINKKKMANVKNTNFLSLKCAICTISFTQKKNMLRHMKNKHKSIDEAQENIQSGNSFCLQCGFKCRRIKDLRKHLSAVHFYTFLKEKLSFANYREFEMWKSDIESNNATQYVLPSGEKIDKDGRKVSYYQCYRSGFYKCIAKKRLVKSSGTRKIAKNCTSTLKVT; this is encoded by the exons ATGAATGGAGTTAAAAAATGCAGTTctttttgcaaagaaaattaTCCCATGCAGACATGTGGAAATATTTGTGGAGTTATTACCATAATAGTATGTGCAATCTCTTGCTTAAAATATGACTACTTTAACTGTATGATAAATAATGGTCAAATAGAGaacaataattacaattttctaaaAGACCCTACTgaatattctaaatatttaagattagtTTTAATGTCATGGTTTATCTCAAAAgaaataaatcttgattttGTTGTTCCTACCACTATTGTGCGTGAAGTTTCCACCAGTTTTGAAGTATGTGATACTGATTCTGCTGAAGATGCcatatatacaaatgttttcGAATCcaacataaataaaaagaaaatggccaatgtaaaaaataccaattttttatctttaaaatgcgCAATTTGCACTATCTCTTtcacccaaaaaaaaaacatgctgcggcatatgaaaaataaacacaaatcaATTGATGAAGCACAAGAAAATATTCAATCAGGAAATTCTTTTTGTCTTCAATGTGGATTTAAATGTAGGCGAATTAAGGatttaagaaaacatttatCTGCAGTTCATTTTTATACCTttctgaaagaaaaattatcgtTTGCTAATTATCGAG aatttgaaatGTGGAAATCAGATATTGAAAGTAATAATGCAACACAATATGTTTTACCTTCTGGTGAAAAGATTGATAAAGATGGTAGGAAAGTATCATACTATCAATGCTACAGAAGTGGATTTTATAAATGCATTGCGAAGAAAAGACTAGTTAAAAGTAGTG GTACTcgaaaaattgctaaaaattgcACGTCCACACTTAAAGTTACCTAA